Genomic window (Erythrolamprus reginae isolate rEryReg1 chromosome 3, rEryReg1.hap1, whole genome shotgun sequence):
AAAGTGCATAATTTAAATGTTCccgaataaagaaaagaaaacatgtaAACAGATAAATTATGTTAAGTAAAGAATATCCATGCTTCCTTTTAATAATCAGGAAGAATTTTAAATTGGAAATAGTGCATGGCAAAGGTTGATGGTTTGTCACCAGGAGATTCCCAGGTTAACTGAAGTTCCAATGAGAATTCTGTTTGCCTAACTGTTTCATTGATTCTTACAATCTCAAACAATGCTATACTACTTAATTACAGTGTTAATTTCTATGTGAAAGTGTGTAGCTTATGGAATAAATTCCTGCCATTTTAAAAAGGTTATAGCTGCATTATATTCTGGCATTTACTTTTCAAGAGGAAATCTGATACGTTGATTACTTGCTGGAAAGTCGACTTAGTTTACAttcaaacaataaaaatattttctttgctaCTATTCATAATTGCAAACTTCTCAACTAGTTGGCATAATACTCAGAATTTGgggcaaaattaaaacaatttatgctTACTAAAGACAaatacaaaggaagaaaaaaaaacagtccTCCCCAAAACATGGATACCTAGAATAAATTTGAAACAGAAGTAGGGaggctattttttttattaccaaATTACAAACACACAATTGTGCCACCAAGTACACAAGGTTAATCTTATTCAAAATTTGAACTCTGAAAAATCTGCTTTAATTTTGAAGAGGAGGCCCAGAGATTGGTTAGTCATACTTTGAAACCAAATAAAAGTGACAATTACAGAATAGTGAGTCAATGGTATTTGGGGAAATGAACTATAATCTCCATAACTATCATTCCATGATATGCAACTATTTTTTGAACAAGGAGTATATAAGAAAACGCAACAATGACCATGGTGTTGCCTAACACTCATGTGTCCACAAGTGATTAAAACACTGTTTTTTCTCTAATCTAGAATCCTTTGCTGCATCAGTTCCTGGAAAAGAGATGAAGTTTCTAATTAAGAACAGTCCTCTCATTTTGTCAGATATCAGTATCTAGCCTGCCATCTTTTTCCTTGTGTTAATTTTCTACAATGATTGTCACTGAATTGGATTAAATCTCTTTATTTTGTTCCCCTCTTCTCTTCCCAGAAAAAAAGAACAGAGAGATGTGGAGAAGAATGAAAGAAGTCAGATGAGAGACCTTATAAAAATATTGGAGGAAATAAAAGTATCTGCCTTCAGAAGTGTAAAAATGGCCATAAACTTGGTGGAGTAAAAATGGAAATAGATGATTGGAGAAATAAGAAAAGAGAAATAATTCAggggagaagaagcaaaaaaaaaatggaaatgttgGCTTGAGCTCAGTTTCAGTATAagctgtacattgtttttattattgctgtgaaccgccccaagtctgtggaaaggggcggcatacaaatctaattaattaattaattgattgattgattgattgattgataaatgaatgaatgaatgaatgaataaataaataagctacagCCTGTTTTGACTTTGGTGGTACCCAATTCTGCCATATGCTTTCCCTGGAAGATTATATACAAAAATGTGGTCACCTTCAGCAAATAAAGATTCTACTTTTCTATTCTAAGGAAATAGCTGCAATTGTCAAGATGCCATGGGCTTCCTATCATGCCCCTAATTAATGCAATACTGCTCAACTGATGTCTCTTTGTCCTctagagaatgaaagaaaaaaacagtgtATTGGGAGGTGGGGAATTAGGTAACGATCGGATTGTTGCCAAACTGCAGTTGTAACTAACTGTGCAACGCCCAGTGCACGGTCATAGATAAGAAATGCTTACCATTTTATGTGTCTTTGGAACAGGGAGGATTATCGCCAGAACACAAATGAGCTGGAAAATGGCACCAAAGAAAAGGCCATAGTGTAAGATGTTCTCCATAAAGGTGGGCTCTGGGATTTCAGGGGGTGAAAAATCCAACTCGGCAGCCATAGTGGAAGTCCTTAAGTATACTTCCAACAAAATTGCCTTGCTTCTGCAAAGAGAAAAGAACTTCCGTTGAAATATGCATTTTCCCCCCATAAAGTCATAACCCTCATTCAGGAACTCCGTAAGGCACAAAATGCTGAGGCAAAGGGTCAGAATGGTTTTGGTTACTTGAGTGTGTTACAGAGCCACCACTAACTGGGTACTTTGCAGATGTGTTGAACTACAAGTCTTAGAAATCTTACCTAGCATGGACTTTGATGTTTGGTTCCACAGAAGCCAAACAAacatatgaggacccggattgtgggggcaatatgctggctttgttaaaaagtgctattgttaacatgttgtaagctgccctgagtctaaggagaagggcggcataaaaattgaataaataaatacattgaataaataaatatggaacaaTGTTGACAAAGGCTATTCTATTCCTCCTTGGCTACAACCGGTCCATTTCTGGGGGTGATAAAAAATACCAGCTATAGCACAGGTGCCAAACTCACCTTGTCCCGTTCCTGTCACGTGACATTTCATGATGTTTTTCCTATTTGTGGAGCTGAGATGGGCGTGGCCTgggtgtgatgcatctggcctgtgggtcaccagtttgacacccctgagcctTCAAATTCTTCAATGGTTCAGGACCATGATATTTACACGATATTACAAGATATTACTCCTGCCACTCTAATACAGATTTGCCCTTATGCTAGCATTAGAATTCCCCTTGCTGCATTTCCCACCCGTTGGGAGGTTCCATTAGTAGAAGCAGTAAATTGGCTTTTCCTCTTATTCTCTAAGGGGTTCATTTTGTTCTCTCTTTACCAAGCTAAAAGCTTTGTCGTTGCAGTGAGTTTTTGGTGTGATCATTGCCTGACTCTAACACTGCCTGTTTTAACCGTTGATTTGTAATTCTATATTGTATTTAAATTCCTGTTTAGATAGGTTCCATTTGGTAAATTGTATAATGGCCTAACTTTTGTCAATTCAATTCCTATTGCCAAAATTCAAACTTTCATGCAACCATTTCAAtgcatatattaaaaatatagaggggTGATATCTGCGTCTATTTTTATACAAAATGCAAGCTTCTCCAGAATACCTGCTGAATAAAGTGAATAAAGCCATGACAATGTAATAAAGCAGAATGATCATGAACCACACTAATACACTACAGAAGTACCAGAAATAACTGAACAGTATCAAATAGGAATTTGGTAGCAGTAGAAATAGCAACAAAAGCTTCATTTATTCCTTCCTTGCTGCCTCTTATTACATATTCCTGTTCTGGAGGTAGAGACAGCATCTTTCTAGGTTCAGAATTCACCAAAAGTACCAGAACTTTTGGTTTTGTAGTGTTTTGCCACTCAAGTATTATACactactcaaataaataaatggaacacttaaacaacacaatataactccaagtaaaccaaatttctgtgaaaccaaactgtccagttaagaagcaacactgattgacaattaagttcacatgctgttgtgcacattcaactttgtacagaacaaagtattcaatgagaatattttattcattcagatctaggatgtgttatttgagtgttccctttaattttttgaccagtatatataaaaaccccttcagaattattttttaaaaataagccaTTAAATCTCCATCAgtggaagccattgaaatagtTTAATGAAAGTTATCTTAAAACAGCAAGAGCAGAGCCAACTGTATAGGAACAAAATCAGCAGGGAggtggaccagaagacctccaaggtcccaactctgttattattatattatattatattattatattatattataaagttTTAAAAGTCATCTGTCCAAACGCCCCCAAAATCTtttggagatatttatttatttatattatattatatatatactgggtatattttcttttatgtacaatgagaacatatgcatcaaagaaaaattccttgtgtgtccaatcacacttggccaatacagaattctatacTACAGTATTCTATTATGAAAGGATAGATTTCCTCCTCTCTTATTCTCAATGCCCCCATTGCTAGAGGTTACTTAAAAATATGTCTAATAAAATCACAGCCGTTGAATTTTTCCTTTTGGGAAAGCATTAGACTTAATCGCTAGGCGAAAATCAGGATTTTTTAAAGTCGATTAAGCGgccaaaaatagaagaaaagcatTAGAAATGCGAAAAGCTCGTTCTTGCATAGCTCAATAAAGACTGGCTGGATTAGAACTAGATTAAATAGAAATTATAGGAAAATTTCTCTCCCTTTCAAACGAGGGTCCGCAGTCGtcgtccccctcctccccctccacaGACTTCTAGGTATCTTATTAACCTCTCCCAGCGCCGCTCTTACCTCCCACTTAAGTTCAACCTCGTTCCCAGGAAGCACTTTCAATCCGCCAGGAAGTACTTCCTCCCTTAGCAACGGCCGGTAGCAACGCATTGACCAGATAGCCCCGCCCCTTCTTCCATCGTCCCTATTCCACGCCACCCTCGCTTGCTGGCATTgcgaaggattttttttcttctttcttttccccagaCTTACAAGTCACACCCGATGCATCGCATCACCAGCTAGGGGAAGCGGGCTAAGGGGAAGAACCgagccctcgcatcctggacacaaattgtttcaactcctatcctcaaaacgtcgttacagagcactgcacaccaagacaactagacacaagaacagttttttccccgaacgccatcactctgttaaacaaataatccccagtgcttctcaacctttctaataccggGACCCGTTAATACAGTTCCACATGTTGTGGtgagccccaaccataagtctagcgccaattctcccaatagagtttTAAgacgattggcaggaaggtcagaaggacacccccactgtaaatacctgattgtaaaaatatgttccagggcGCCAATATCGAAACTTTAGTTCctgacaccatgggaaatttatcttttcccatggtcttaggcgacccctgtgaaatggtcgtttgacacCCAAAGTGGTCCCAGCTcccagttgagaaccactgggttagggggggaaatggaggAAACACTAAAGAAGCAAGAGCTTGCAAAGAAAGCGGAGTGTTGTCCTGCTTTCCTTATTATGCGCCCTTTCAGAAtaatgagagagaaagatggcAAATTAAAGTCCTTTTCTGAAAAGATTTGGAAGTTGAATTATCGCTTTTTCAGAAATTCTACATGGGATGGACGTAGGTATATGATTGTGAAATAAGTCAAGAatgacttttctttttatgtttattCAAATATTATATCTAGGCATCACAAAGTTCCAAGATTTATCCATACAATATAAAAAGCTgtaaacagaaagaaagatacaTAACACATCATGGTACAAAAATATAAAGGTATTTTGCAGCTTTGACTATCTAGTGGCTATAAGTTGCAATATATACCTTTATTATATATGAAGGAATTCctattttttaactttattttatcAGGCCAGTCATGAGTTTGACAAATTATATCTTTAAATGTCTtgaaagcatatggtaaaaacagGATAGCAAAATAAGAGTTTAACATCATTATGACTTTTCCGATAGCTGTGGTTGAAGTAAAATCCTGGGTAGATGATacaatcattttaataataactAAAACCAAAAATACGAAAATACACTCAGCCTGGGTAATACAGTTTAGCTTAAACAAAGTGTTAATACAGGAATGGTTAAATTATTAAACAGTGACATCTGCTGTTGAACAGCAATAACCACTCTATTCTCCACAAGTTTAATTCCTAATGCGGTATTTTTGCTATTATTTTCCAAATAATTAAACATTTCATACATAGGTAATAGAAAGCTtctgtttacttaattataaCTATGATGACTTCATAAAGACTTGTATCATGTAACAATGATTAAAATAACAACGTAAAGCTCTGCTAAATAACATATTcaggtatttttaaaaagttgctggACATTTATTATGAGGAATAtagaaaatatttaagaaaaaaatggccatgaaacaaaaatgattctTGGAAAAGGCAAGGTAATTTGGGAAACACAACTTACATTCCATGACCTATCACATTCCATAGCCTCAGTTCTTGAGCAAACAATATCTCTGGAATTCAAGAATGATAGCATGTGGTGCATTAAATgtcatatatactatatatatatatatatatatatatatatatatatatatatatatatatatatatatatatatatatatatatatatatatatatgcaggtcTCTAGAAAGTGACAGAAGACCTAATATATTACATACCATACATATTTCATATTGTATGATAATTACATTACTAATGGAAGCATACAATAAACAtattaataaaaagtttgacccAAGCCTATTTTATTACAGAAACAAGATTGTTTTATCACATAACTATTAAGTATTAGATGATAAAGGCTGAATGGGATTGTTAAATCTATGGTTTCAGGTATTCAAAACAACAGGTCTCTTCCTTTTCTTATGTATGATTTCCAGCATATCAAGCAATTCTTGTATGGCGAGCTATGCTACTGATTGTGATGAAAACTGCACATCCTAAATTAATTTTTCTTTGGTTCTTTTAACAAGTAACAGATCTGTGtttcattaaaaagagaaaaattcttCAGATAATTGTTTAAAGATAATTCTGTGCATTCAAGACCTCAGGCATGAGAGTCTAGGAATGTGGTTTAGTAACTGTAAAGCTAATGGTTTATAACTAAAATAAAGATATAGAGAATAATTTTTAACTTTAACTCAATTATTCACACAAGAAAAGCTCCAGGTTTGTTAGAATTCCACTTCCTCTGTACCTTGAAACTATAGGTACAATTAACTTCTTTTTCTCATTCttgtatttatcttttaaaagagTTGCACAGCCCTGTCTATATCTCTGCTATTAAATGTTCCCATTAGATAGCTTGTCTGGGTGCATATTAAATAGAAATCAGAAGACTAGAGGGACAAGTTAATTTATTTCTTAAATGTGTACACCATCATAGTTCCAGCAATTCTGGTTGGTTCATGAAGTAAAAACATAGGAACTAACAATAAAACAGCACAACActaaagacaaacaaacaaaatgatagCAAAACCAGACAATGttaaacatacacaaacacactacTCAGAATCGGCTTTGACTAAGGTAGTCAAAGGCTAGGgcaaacacccccacccccccatgtCTACAAGGCCTCAAAAATGCCAGTTGGCTGGAACCACAGAGAAATTACACTTCTGAAGTCCAAGTACCGGTATATGTCATTGCTTAATCAACAGAACTTGTCAGAACAAATTGGCCTGGTCCAATGGAAGATAGATTGTCCCTCAAGTAACCATGATCTACAGTAATAACAAAAATCAATATACaggtagtaaataataataataataataataataataataataataataataatttattagatttgtatgccgcccctctccaaagactcggacttacaacagttcatttagtgacttctCGAAtttacagcactgaaaaagtgacttatgaccatttttcatgcttatgatcattgcagtaaccctgtagtcatgtgatcaaaattcagatgcttggcaactgactcatatttgtgaAGATTGTGGTGTCAtataaagtcaatagggaagttaGATTCACTCACACTGTcttattaacaactgcagtgattcacttaacaatgaggcaaaattcacttaatacagTAACTCTTtcccttaacaacataaattttgaactCAATTGTTGTAAATTGTGGACTACCTATATGTAGGATTGGTTCTGCTTTGTGCCAATCAATAATGGCTCTTAACCTTGTTGGTGCTATTGTTGCTTCAAAACATAGGAGAGGTTCAAAATTGTACAAAGACATGATTTGTACAATTTGAAAAAAATGTTGACTGTAGGAAGTATTTCAATAAAGGAACAAACTGActtgaaaggttttaaaaaaaaatagaggttaGAAAGTTGGACTAGATATGCTCCAAAATCTGTTTAAATCGTATTGTATTTTTCCTTGCTCATATGATGTTGATAATTGCAAAACACTAATGCATGTTCATATAACCACAGCGCCAAGGCAATGGAAGGTAATTCTGATAGTTTAGAGCAATATAATCTATTATAGAAACAAATCGCTTTACAAAAAAAGGGAGGAGGTAATACTAATGGTTCATTTTCCATTGTAGTTGGCTTGCATGTTAAAAATGGGTGTTTTTCAGAGATGCAAAATTTACCAGTAGCAAGTTATTTTTTCTATCtagtggtgatgatgataatttgCATGTTAGACAACTCAGCCCTTCCACTGTTGCCTGTTTGCAACTCTGTAAGGTAAGAGATGCTAAACATAGCTTATTGGAATAGTTGGAAAACAATTGATCCTCTGACGTTCAGGAATTTGCAGGTTGGATAAAGACATGGAAGTATAAAAGACCAGGAGACACCTATAGTTCAGAAGACCTGGACTGAGTTCTCTCCATTTCCTCAAGTATCACaaacaacaggaaaaaaaatacaagaaaggACGACAATTTATAGATCTGAAAGTACAGTACATCATTCCCAAAGAAAACTGTAAGTTGATACAATTAATGTTGTTACTTCTTCATAGATACAGTACCAGTTTCATGGTGTAAAAATGAAATTGTAGATTTTGTAGACGGAGTAAGATTACAATTCTAGGTATACTGACTTGAAAATTAACTTCAACCAAATTTTGTAAAAATTGTACACTGAGAATTAAATTAGAGACATGAATATTAATAATTGGATTCTGATAATTCTAATGTAACATCTAGGATAATATTTCCCAGAACAATCTTATCTAATTTAGAGTTACTTAAAATAGTTAGAAAAagataccattaaaaaaaaatgtccccAGATAATAAGTATATATTTAGGCTTTTATATTACGTAGAAGAAAATGCCAATgggcaaaaagaaaaggaagttaTACATGTGTTATTTAGATAGCAGAATAGGAAACTGACATTTCAGTGAATATACTCTCATCTGGTCGATAAAAACTTACCAAGCATAGGCAAAGCATTGTAGACCTCTCCTAgcccacattttaaaaaaagcaatatcCATTCATCTCAAAATACAATTGGGACTACATTTCTTATGACATGCATTTATTCACATTGCAGTCCTGATATATTACACTCTTCATGGGGAACAATTCCCATTGATTCAGTGGGGGTTACCTTTGAGTTACTAGAAGTGCTTTGTAAAAAATACAGAGATATTATATGATGTCAATGACACGTAATTTAATGACTTGTCTCATGTTTTCTTCCTGCCATGTATTTGCACCTACATTTACATTATACAAGTCCTTAGAACAATGTCAGAAGTCAACTAAATCAACCAACAGGGATAGATTTATCTTTTGGGATATCTGTTTGAAAAgaggattttcttgttttttgcctCGTCATACCAAAGTTTTCTCTACTGCTTAAGGAATTTGATAGCATCTTTTCCAACTAATATTAATTTTTTGGGATGATGATTATGTATCTGATAAAAAAGACCTGAAGCTTATGAAGCATATGCCTTTTAATACAATTAGTTGGATGAGGTTCTAAACTCCTTGTTATTTTTGCCACCACGGACAAACATGGCTGTCTTACAATTTCTGCTACTTTAAATTCTCCAAATGGAAATAATACTACTTTAGAATCTTTGGCTCTAAAAGGTGATAAAGTCTTATTAGGCTATCAGTTAATACTGTGTAGGAAGGGGAGTGTTTAAAAgtcctctctttttattttctgaAATTACAGGATGGTTTGATCAAACTTCCGTCCTAATAGAAGTCATTTAACTGCTTTTGGGATAACTCTACACTGCTCACAGGAGTGGGACAGGCAGGGGGGAGTTTCAAACATAGCTGTGCCTATCTTTTGAACTGCACAaataaaaagacattaaaaagtCTATAGTGATTGCATCCATGCAGTGTTCTTGTTAGCAACAATAGCAGCAATCTATAAAAGGAGCCTGATAGCACCTTTTTAGACTAGCTGTTGCCTTTTTCTGAGACAAGGTTTTTCTCTCCAAACTAATAGCCCTGAACTTCTTAGATGGTTCACATCCAAGGCCAACTCAGCTGTATGCTGCTACCTAGATTTTCTTAAACTGATCACAGAATGATTTATAATTCTATAATCTTAATATAAAATAAGAATGAAGTCAATAATGTAGGGTGGAAAGAAAGGGCAGTTAAAACACAGGAGGCTGAAAACCTAAGCTTTAATTTAAATTGTTAAAATTTTATTACACTGCATTCTTCAAATCCCTGTATTGAAAGCATCAAAAAATATTCATGAACTCAGGGCAGGCTGCCTGGAATTTTGGACTACAACAAGCAATGAGTTGCCTGAGAAATCTAGCAGATGTCAGCTTGAAgtgtatttggctaaaaatatgctttaaaaaaagcaaaagaaaaagaaaaaagaaaaaaagacatggatATTTTTGAGGCTTCACAGCATTGTTAAATTTTCCCTTCTTTTATTTCTGGTGTGACAGCAGTTTCCTGTGTTGCCAAAACATCTAAAACCTCACATAGTGGAAGTGTTAAGGGCTGGAAAAGCaaagaaaatgattttaaaaggaATTAACAAAGCAACACAATATACCTAATGATGCTCAATAACTACAGAACTGAATGTATGTGCTTTGGAGTCCATCTCAGGTTATGCAGTGTGTTTATAGTGCTCCCATCACAATTCTGTGAACTAGAACATTGTTGATGATCACATCTGCATGTTTTGAATCTGTGTAGTAGAACACTACACAGTGTTCTACTACATTTTTCAGTAACTGTATTAGTTAACAAGTGACCCCAGCAGGAATCAatatcctttcttttctctccactCACATGCTTAAGTACAGAAATAATATTAATGCTCTGCAAGATATTGGATTTTACTGGAATTTAAGATATTGAATTTAAATTGCCAAGGAAAGAAAGCTCAGTGGACTTACAACAGATTTGAAAAACACGCAGAATTGTTATCCCTTATTTTCAAATGCCATAATTAATCCCAAATTCTTATTTTATATTGCAGCCTGCCCTAGAAGACATTATGTTGGACAGAGctattgctttccttttcctccacTTTGTTGTGtgttccctttcttctcctctctatCTACCACTCAGGTAATTGATCACCTCTATTTTCTGCTAGTGAAAATGTAGGGTTGAGCCTATTGGGTTTCCCCCCCATTACTAGTCCATCTCTAACAGAAAAGTCATCTCTGTAATAACATGGCAATGAGCTAAACACTATAAGTTTTGGAACTAAGTTAAAATGCTCGTttgtccattttattttattttagattaaaaTAGTTTGTACTTATCAGTATTAGTTTAGTATCAGTATTAGACCTGTAGATTTCCATGCTTTATAATGTATGAAATGTTAGCTAATGATTAATGTATAATATAACCTTTTAtctcagattagattagatttattggatttatatgctgcccctctctgcagatctCAATATGTAAATGGATGTGTTTCCCTTTATTGTATCCCAATATCCATAATCCTATGTAATTAATTGGGCTGACTGGAAAAGATCATGGACCACTCAATAAGCCCCAAAATGAGGATATGTAGCaatattttccttcctccttccaggAGTGTCCAATTCTTACTTCAGTGTCTCATTCAAATAGAATGAGAAATATTTTGCCTTAttctgattgtttttaatgttgctGTTTGTTGCTTTAGATATAATCCAATATCCATTTCTGGCAAAGCAGGGAGCATTCAACTACAAGAAATTATTCCTGTGCATAGCCACAATCTTTCggtagaagaggaagaagagaacttTCTCAGCCCTATTGAAAAAAGGTGGGTATATGAATATCAAAATAAGTAATACCACCTTAGCTCTGCTCATTCAGAGCTAAGATCCATCTACTTAGGTACCCTTGGTTTACTTCAGTGGTCAGAACTTCAACAGATTATGAGGACTGATTCCATGAAAGAATGCAGTAAATAATGTTTATAGTTGTGAAACTGAGAGCCACTaaggcagagatcttcaaacttgacaactttaagaccttTGGACTTGTAGTCTTAAATTGTCTTAAGTCTTAAAATTACCAAGTTTTGGGACCCCTGCACTGAGGTATTCCATTATGTCAAATTTCTTTTTAAGAACATTAAAAATGTCTAGAGACATTTATACTTTTTTCCTGCCTTTAAAATTTAGCAATTAGAAATACATAAATTCACAGAAAGATCAAAATACATGATTCAAAACAAGGTAAAACATTGAAAAATGTGCTTTCTACTATCTGCCTAAAAAATGGGCAAATTCTATTTGGCCTGTCTTGGGAGAAATTTCCAGACACAATACTTCTGTGGAAAAGATCCCATTCTGATATTTAACCTCTTTAGGTGCTACAGCATATAAAAAGGGCCCACACTGGTGTTCTATATTTTGACTTCATAAGTTCCAAGAACAAAttatacacaagaaagaatgtaATGAACTCATTTTTTATTTAGCACTTTATTTGATAGAAATGCGGAGAACTTTTCCTTTTGGATAGCGTAGCTTTGAAGGTATATAGAACTGCTTTTTCCATCAACAGGAACTGTTCTTATGAGGGTCCTTTGCAAGTGGGCACTGGATCAGAATGacagtacattttttttctttagacaCCAGCGTCATGCAGATGCCGTATTCACTGACCGTTACCGGAAGGTCCGAGGAAAGGTATCAGTGCGGAAGTTATTACAGGGCATAGTTGGGAAAAGATTTAAGTAAGTGCGTaattaatatacattatttactgtaACTTTGTAACAGTTAAGCCTTTACTTGACTGTTAAATGCAGAGACAGGATAATCCTAGTAGTTAGTGGTGATAAATTCTTACAGCCATAATATTTATCTGATCAGACATGGCCAAAAATATAGCTTAGTTAGCAATTTAAAGAAGTTATTATAATGTGTGCTATATTGCAAAGGGCCTTAATTATTCACTAgggccagggtaggcaaagttgtctcttctatgacttgtggagttcaattcccagaattcctgagccaatcatgctagctcaagagttctgggggttgaagtccacatgtcataaaagagccaactttgcctacccctgcagtaGAGGAAATTTGAATTTATGTAGTATCTTAATTGGAGCTCTCATTTCACTCTGTATATCCTTAGAAAAATCTGGGTCTATGTCTGATCCATAATACAAATATATTCATCTTTCTAATCAAACTAAATATTTCTAGAGGATTAGACTTGCCTGTTAACAGGTTAAAAATTCCAAAAATCTCAAGGTAGCAAACTGCTCAGATGTGTTAGACTACAATGTCATCTATGAAGCCAGAAGGAAAACAGCAACTAGATTGTGAAATTTGCATTAGAAGAATTTTATTTTAGCTTAAGAAATTGCCCTCAAAAACAGCTACACTAAATAACTTTTTCAAGACCAATTTATAAAGTTGATAGTCAAGCAGGAATAACTCTTATGACCCTTGACTAATTCCTctatagccgtgatggcgaacctatggcacctgtgctacaggtggcacgtgaagccatatgAGAGGGCATGCGAGCCTTTGTCCCATgacagctccagcgcgcatgggcgtgctggccagctgattttcagcctttggaaAGGCAGTTTCATTCTCTGGACGCTTCAGGGAAGTCCTggacg
Coding sequences:
- the MANBAL gene encoding protein MANBAL isoform X1; translation: MSRDRNGTRSKAILLEVYLRTSTMAAELDFSPPEIPEPTFMENILHYGLFFGAIFQLICVLAIILPVPKTHKMDTESFETKSAEVVKKPKIAAISVNKKLKKETKKKR
- the MANBAL gene encoding protein MANBAL isoform X2, with the protein product MAAELDFSPPEIPEPTFMENILHYGLFFGAIFQLICVLAIILPVPKTHKMDTESFETKSAEVVKKPKIAAISVNKKLKKETKKKR
- the GHRH gene encoding somatoliberin, producing MLDRAIAFLFLHFVVCSLSSPLYLPLRYNPISISGKAGSIQLQEIIPVHSHNLSVEEEEENFLSPIEKRHQRHADAVFTDRYRKVRGKVSVRKLLQGIVGKRFKKESLGEQQHEILTRRQSDSIMMKSHYHQQMVLRNFLGAMLQNQEAQYVDNDNLEDFTSVLIKVMEL